From the genome of Streptomyces sp. NBC_01116, one region includes:
- the pepN gene encoding aminopeptidase N, whose translation MPGTNLTREEAQERARLLTVDAYEIDLDLSGAQEGGTYRSVTTVRFDCAEAGAESFIDLVAPAVHDVVLNGKDLDVAAVFRDARIALPHLRAGANELKVVADCSYTNTGEGLHRFVDPVDEQAYLYTQFEVPDSRRVFASFEQPDLKATFQFTVKAPAGWTVVSNSPTPEPAGDVWAFEPTPRISTYITALIVGPYHAVHSSYEKDGQSVPLGIYCRPSLAEYLDAEDIFDVTRQGFEWFQEKFDYAYPFAKYDQLFVPEFNAGAMENAGAVTIRDQYVFRSKVTDAAYEVRAETILHELAHMWFGDLVTMEWWNDLWLNESFATYTSIACQADAAGSKWPHSWTTFANSMKTWAYRQDQLPSTHPIMADIQDLDDVLVNFDGITYAKGASVLKQLVAYVGKDAFFQGVQAYFKAHAFGNTRLSDLLGALEKTSGRDLKTWSKAWLETAGINILRPEIETDENGRVTSFTVLQEAPALPAGAKGEPTLRPHRIAIGAYDLDADGKLVRTDRIELDVDGERTDVPALVGRARPAVVLLNDDDLSYAKVRLDEESLRVVTEHLGDFTESLPRALSWASAWDMTRDGELATRDYLALVLSGIGKESDIGVVQSLHRQVKLALDLYAAPEAREAALIQWTEATLAHLHAAEPGSDHQLAWARAFAATARNPQQLDLLQSLLDGTETIEGLAVDTELRWAFVQRLAATGLLDEEEIAAEYERDRTAAGERHAASARAAQPTQEAKDEAWASVVESGELPNSLQEAVISGFVQTDQRELLAPYTEKYFASVKDVSVSRSHEMAQQIIVGLYPALQVAPETLEATDAWLASAEPSAALRRLMSESRSGVERALKARAADAAAATA comes from the coding sequence GTGCCTGGCACGAATCTGACCCGCGAAGAGGCACAGGAGCGGGCGCGCCTGCTGACCGTGGACGCGTACGAGATCGACCTCGACCTCTCCGGAGCGCAGGAGGGCGGCACCTACCGGTCCGTGACCACCGTGCGCTTCGACTGCGCGGAGGCGGGTGCGGAGTCGTTCATCGACCTGGTCGCGCCGGCCGTCCACGACGTCGTGCTGAACGGCAAGGACCTGGACGTGGCCGCCGTGTTCCGCGACGCGCGGATCGCCCTGCCGCATCTGCGCGCGGGCGCCAACGAGCTGAAGGTCGTCGCCGACTGCTCGTACACCAACACCGGCGAGGGCCTGCACCGGTTCGTCGACCCGGTCGACGAACAGGCCTATCTGTACACGCAGTTCGAGGTCCCGGACTCCCGCCGCGTCTTCGCCTCGTTCGAGCAGCCGGACCTGAAGGCGACCTTCCAGTTCACCGTGAAGGCCCCCGCCGGCTGGACGGTCGTCTCGAACTCCCCGACGCCGGAGCCTGCGGGCGACGTCTGGGCCTTCGAGCCGACGCCGCGCATCTCCACGTACATCACGGCCCTCATCGTGGGCCCGTACCACGCGGTGCACAGCAGCTACGAGAAGGACGGCCAGTCCGTCCCGCTCGGCATCTACTGCCGCCCCTCCCTCGCGGAGTACCTGGACGCGGAGGACATCTTCGACGTCACCCGGCAGGGCTTCGAGTGGTTCCAGGAGAAGTTCGACTACGCGTACCCGTTCGCCAAGTACGACCAGCTCTTCGTCCCGGAGTTCAACGCGGGCGCGATGGAGAACGCGGGCGCGGTCACCATCCGCGACCAGTACGTCTTCCGCTCCAAGGTGACGGACGCGGCGTACGAGGTGCGGGCCGAGACGATCCTGCACGAGCTGGCCCACATGTGGTTCGGCGACCTCGTGACGATGGAGTGGTGGAACGACCTCTGGCTGAACGAGTCGTTCGCCACCTACACCTCGATCGCCTGCCAGGCGGACGCCGCCGGATCGAAGTGGCCGCACTCCTGGACCACGTTCGCCAACTCCATGAAGACCTGGGCGTACCGGCAGGACCAGCTGCCCTCCACGCACCCGATCATGGCGGACATCCAGGACCTGGACGACGTCCTCGTCAACTTCGACGGGATCACGTACGCCAAGGGCGCCTCCGTGCTCAAGCAGCTCGTGGCGTACGTCGGCAAGGACGCGTTCTTCCAGGGCGTCCAGGCGTACTTCAAGGCGCACGCCTTCGGCAACACCCGCCTCTCCGACCTGCTGGGCGCCCTGGAGAAGACCTCCGGCCGCGATCTGAAGACCTGGTCGAAGGCGTGGCTGGAGACGGCGGGCATCAACATCCTGCGCCCGGAGATCGAGACCGACGAGAACGGCCGGGTCACCTCCTTCACCGTGCTCCAGGAGGCCCCCGCGCTGCCCGCCGGCGCGAAGGGCGAGCCGACGCTGCGCCCGCACCGCATCGCCATCGGCGCCTACGACCTCGACGCGGACGGCAAGCTGGTGCGCACCGACCGGATCGAGCTGGACGTCGACGGCGAGCGCACCGACGTGCCGGCCCTGGTGGGCAGGGCCCGCCCGGCGGTCGTCCTGCTCAACGACGACGACCTCTCCTACGCCAAGGTCCGCCTCGACGAGGAGTCGCTGCGGGTCGTCACCGAGCACCTGGGCGACTTCACCGAGTCGCTGCCGCGCGCCCTGAGCTGGGCCTCGGCCTGGGACATGACGCGCGACGGCGAGCTGGCCACCCGCGACTACCTCGCCCTGGTGCTCTCCGGCATCGGCAAGGAGTCGGACATCGGCGTCGTGCAGTCGCTGCACCGCCAGGTGAAGCTGGCCCTCGACCTGTACGCGGCGCCGGAGGCCCGGGAGGCCGCGCTGATCCAGTGGACCGAGGCGACGCTGGCGCACCTGCACGCGGCGGAGCCGGGCAGCGACCACCAGCTGGCCTGGGCCCGCGCCTTCGCGGCCACCGCCCGCAACCCGCAGCAGCTGGATCTGCTCCAGTCGCTGCTGGACGGCACGGAGACCATCGAGGGCCTGGCCGTCGACACCGAGCTGCGATGGGCGTTCGTGCAGCGGCTGGCGGCCACCGGGCTGCTGGACGAGGAGGAGATCGCCGCCGAGTACGAGCGCGACCGGACGGCGGCGGGCGAGCGCCACGCGGCCTCCGCGCGGGCGGCCCAGCCCACGCAGGAGGCCAAGGACGAGGCGTGGGCCTCGGTCGTGGAGTCCGGCGAGCTGCCGAACTCGCTCCAGGAAGCGGTCATCAGCGGCTTCGTCCAGACGGACCAGCGCGAGCTGCTGGCCCCGTACACGGAGAAGTACTTCGCCTCGGTGAAGGACGTCTCGGTCTCGCGCAGCCACGAGATGGCCCAGCAGATCATCGTGGGCCTCTACCCGGCCCTCCAGGTCGCCCCGGAGACGCTGGAGGCCACGGACGCCTGGCTGGCCTCGGCCGAGCCGAGCGCGGCCCTGCGCCGGCTGATGTCGGAGTCGCGGTCCGGTGTGGAGCGCGCCCTGAAGGCCCGGGCGGCGGACGCGGCGGCGGCCACGGCCTGA
- the malQ gene encoding 4-alpha-glucanotransferase, protein MGLSRLAALHGVATSYSPSPDVTVSVPDDTVIAVLAALGVDAGTPADVRKCLVAAESRSRLLPPTVVVWVGEPLPPALTGLPPGSTVTVEPEPPETPGRPSGRPPAPLSMRARAAAPAPPVPPPGASAPPVPPATGTAGASVPAVTVPAGGATASAPPAGTVSAFATASASAPHPQRADGVPGAPAAVPAWWIPPAPGVHRVHVRTPDHRRATATLVVAPPRVPQPPERSHGFLVQLYSLLSARSWGMGDLGDLADLAAWSGRTLGSGFVQVNPLHAAVPGRPTDPSPYRPSSRRFPDPVHLRVESIPEYGHVRDRAALDDLRQDAAALGEAVLNKGALIDRDAVWELKRQALELVVEVPLTPGRRAAYCDFLAEQGQALEDHALWCALAEVHGPDWNTWPEALRDPRSPGTARARTELLDRVDFHCRLAWLTATQLADAQRAAEDAGMGIGIVHDLAVGVHPAGADTWAQQDAFAHGMSVGAPPDAFNARGQDWGLPPWRPDVLAATGYAAYRGLLRGLLAHAGALRIDHVMGLFRLWWVPEGRPPTDGTYVAQDAEAMLAVLVLEAHRARAAVVGEDLGTVEPGVREALARRGVLGTSVLWFERDWDGDGRPLAPEKWRRDCLATATTHDLPSTAARLTGDHVTLRHRLGLLTRPLEEELTEDVTDTAEWLALLARLRMLPEGDGDEEAAVRAVHRFLLRTPARMTGVWLPDTMGDRRPQNLPGTWDQYPNWRLPIADAEGHPVTLEEITASPRLHALMDVLRPRKPRTAPPGERRP, encoded by the coding sequence ATGGGCTTGTCCCGGCTCGCCGCACTGCACGGTGTCGCCACCTCCTACTCCCCGTCGCCGGATGTCACGGTGTCCGTCCCCGACGACACGGTCATCGCCGTGCTCGCCGCGCTGGGCGTCGACGCCGGCACTCCGGCGGACGTACGGAAGTGCCTCGTCGCCGCGGAGTCCCGCTCGCGCCTGCTGCCGCCGACCGTGGTGGTCTGGGTCGGCGAGCCCCTGCCGCCCGCCCTCACGGGACTGCCCCCCGGCTCGACCGTCACGGTCGAGCCGGAGCCGCCCGAGACCCCGGGACGCCCCTCGGGCCGCCCGCCCGCCCCGCTGAGCATGCGCGCCCGGGCGGCCGCCCCCGCCCCGCCCGTGCCGCCCCCGGGCGCCTCCGCCCCGCCCGTGCCGCCTGCGACGGGCACCGCGGGTGCCTCCGTGCCGGCGGTGACGGTGCCCGCGGGAGGCGCCACCGCCTCCGCGCCGCCCGCGGGCACCGTCAGCGCCTTCGCCACCGCCTCCGCCTCCGCGCCGCACCCGCAGCGCGCCGACGGGGTGCCCGGAGCTCCGGCGGCCGTCCCCGCCTGGTGGATCCCGCCCGCCCCCGGCGTCCACCGCGTCCACGTCCGTACGCCCGACCACCGCCGCGCCACGGCCACCCTGGTCGTCGCCCCGCCCCGCGTCCCGCAGCCGCCCGAGCGCTCCCACGGGTTCCTGGTCCAGCTCTACTCCCTGCTCTCCGCCCGCTCCTGGGGCATGGGCGACCTCGGTGACCTGGCGGACCTCGCCGCCTGGTCCGGGCGGACCCTCGGCTCCGGGTTCGTCCAGGTCAACCCGCTGCACGCGGCCGTTCCCGGGCGCCCCACCGACCCTTCCCCCTACCGCCCCTCCTCGCGCCGCTTCCCCGACCCGGTGCACCTGCGCGTCGAGTCGATCCCCGAGTACGGCCACGTCCGCGACCGGGCCGCCCTGGACGACCTCCGGCAGGACGCCGCCGCCCTCGGCGAGGCCGTGCTGAACAAGGGCGCGCTGATCGACCGGGACGCCGTCTGGGAGCTGAAGCGCCAGGCTCTGGAGCTGGTCGTCGAGGTGCCGCTCACCCCGGGCCGCCGCGCCGCCTACTGCGACTTCCTGGCCGAGCAGGGCCAGGCGCTGGAGGACCACGCCCTGTGGTGCGCGCTCGCCGAGGTGCACGGCCCCGACTGGAACACCTGGCCCGAGGCCCTGCGCGACCCCCGCTCCCCGGGAACGGCCCGTGCCCGCACCGAGCTGCTGGACCGGGTCGACTTCCACTGCCGCCTCGCCTGGCTGACCGCCACCCAGCTCGCCGACGCCCAGCGGGCCGCCGAGGACGCCGGAATGGGCATCGGGATCGTCCACGACCTCGCCGTCGGTGTGCACCCGGCCGGCGCCGACACCTGGGCCCAGCAGGACGCCTTCGCCCACGGCATGTCCGTCGGCGCGCCCCCCGACGCCTTCAACGCGCGCGGCCAGGACTGGGGCCTGCCGCCCTGGCGCCCCGACGTCCTCGCCGCCACCGGCTACGCCGCCTACCGGGGCCTGCTGCGCGGACTGCTGGCCCACGCCGGGGCCCTGCGTATCGACCACGTCATGGGCCTGTTCCGGCTCTGGTGGGTCCCCGAGGGGCGCCCGCCCACCGACGGCACCTACGTCGCCCAGGACGCCGAGGCGATGCTCGCCGTTCTCGTCCTGGAGGCCCACCGGGCCCGGGCGGCCGTCGTCGGCGAGGATCTCGGCACCGTCGAGCCCGGGGTCCGCGAGGCGCTCGCCCGGCGCGGTGTGCTCGGCACCTCGGTGCTCTGGTTCGAGCGCGACTGGGACGGCGACGGCCGGCCGCTCGCCCCGGAGAAGTGGCGGCGGGACTGCCTGGCCACCGCCACCACCCACGATCTGCCCTCCACCGCCGCCCGGCTGACCGGCGACCACGTGACGCTGCGCCACCGCCTCGGACTGCTCACCCGCCCCCTGGAGGAGGAGCTGACCGAGGACGTCACCGACACCGCAGAGTGGCTGGCCCTCCTCGCCCGGCTGCGGATGCTCCCCGAGGGCGACGGCGACGAGGAGGCCGCCGTCCGCGCCGTCCACCGCTTCCTGCTGCGCACCCCCGCCCGGATGACCGGTGTCTGGCTCCCCGACACCATGGGCGACCGCCGCCCCCAGAATCTCCCCGGCACCTGGGACCAGTACCCCAACTGGCGCCTCCCGATCGCCGACGCCGAGGGCCATCCGGTCACCCTGGAGGAGATCACCGCCTCCCCCCGGCTGCACGCGCTGATGGACGTCCTGCGGCCCCGAAAGCCTCGTACGGCACCCCCGGGCGAGCGCCGTCCCTAG
- a CDS encoding beta-N-acetylglucosaminidase domain-containing protein, producing MRIGRRRQAAAVAAAVIGGLLGSVSVAPAATAAPADPDRPAVGSADRADSTRTPSVWPRPQSMKATGPAVPLGSEATLVAAPDADRFAVEQARSLLRGAGVRILHESLPGGGPVIRVGGRGAGEALRALRAPDRADLPSGGYRIAVGQVSGRATVALDGLGADGLFHAVQTLRQLVADGSVAGVTVRDWPGTAVRGMAEGFYGEPWTREERLAQVSFMGRTKQNRYLYAAGDDPYRLARWREPYPADKRADFRALAERARAEHVPLGWAVSPGQAMCMASDQDVRALTKKIDAMWALGIRVFQLQFQDVSYSEWHCDLDAETFGSGPKAAARAQARVAGALARHLEERHPDAAPLSVLPTEFYQDGATDYRTALAAELDDRVQVAWTGVGVVPKKITGGELAGARAAFRHPLVTMDNYPVNDYAQDRIFLGPYTGRDPAVASGSAALLANAMEQASASRIPLFTAADFAWNPKGYRPDESWRAAVEDLAGGDAGAREALLALAGNSAGSVLGAKESAYLQPLFDAFWSSRADDSRRDRAADELRAAFSVMRGAPDRLKTPADGRLTDEVRPWTEQLARYGRAGELAVDLLQAQAAGDGAAAWRIHLALEPLREEIAASRATVGEGVLDPFLDRAAKVSAGWNGTDRASGRVTKDAHSYTVRLAGPRPVEAVTALAEPGGALTDAVVQAHVPGEGWRALGKLSPSGWTQTAAKGLRADAVRVTVPEAARTAPPSYLSPTLPPSPAVVAGSPQVRALVPWFGDEPAATLDLTRGETDAEIGGEPQRVAARLAGRRPVEVKGKLTAKAPEGIEVKVPKQTTVPRGSRTDVPVDITVPADTPAGEYEVPLAFGGQESTLTVRAFPRTGGPDLARTAKASSSGDETPDFPASAATDGDPETRWSSPVEDGAWWGAELPEPVRLGQVVLNWQDAYASRYRVQVSADGRVWRTAATVTEGRGGRESVRMDAKGTRFIRVQGDGRATEYGYSLWSVEAYAVADD from the coding sequence GTGCGGATCGGGCGCAGAAGGCAGGCGGCGGCCGTGGCCGCCGCCGTGATCGGCGGACTCCTCGGATCCGTCTCCGTCGCTCCGGCCGCGACGGCCGCTCCCGCCGATCCCGACAGGCCCGCGGTCGGCTCAGCCGACCGCGCCGACAGCACGCGTACCCCGTCCGTATGGCCCCGGCCGCAGAGCATGAAGGCCACCGGGCCCGCCGTGCCGCTGGGCTCCGAGGCCACGCTCGTCGCCGCGCCGGACGCCGACCGTTTCGCCGTCGAGCAGGCGCGCTCACTGCTGCGCGGGGCGGGCGTCCGGATCCTGCACGAGAGCCTGCCGGGCGGCGGGCCCGTGATCCGTGTCGGCGGCAGGGGAGCCGGCGAGGCGCTGCGGGCGCTGCGCGCTCCCGACCGGGCCGACCTGCCCTCGGGCGGCTACCGGATCGCGGTCGGCCAGGTCTCCGGACGCGCCACCGTCGCGCTGGACGGGCTCGGCGCGGACGGCCTCTTCCACGCCGTCCAGACCCTGCGCCAGCTGGTTGCCGACGGCTCGGTGGCCGGCGTGACCGTACGGGACTGGCCGGGAACCGCCGTACGCGGCATGGCCGAGGGGTTCTACGGAGAGCCGTGGACCCGCGAGGAGCGGCTCGCCCAGGTCTCCTTCATGGGCCGCACCAAGCAGAACCGCTATCTCTACGCGGCGGGCGACGACCCCTACCGGCTGGCGCGCTGGCGCGAGCCGTATCCGGCCGACAAGCGGGCCGACTTCCGGGCGCTCGCCGAGCGGGCGCGCGCCGAGCACGTCCCGCTCGGCTGGGCGGTCTCTCCCGGTCAGGCGATGTGCATGGCCTCGGACCAGGACGTCCGGGCGCTGACGAAGAAGATCGACGCCATGTGGGCGCTGGGCATCCGGGTCTTCCAGCTCCAGTTCCAGGACGTCAGCTACAGCGAGTGGCACTGCGACCTGGACGCGGAGACCTTCGGCAGCGGTCCGAAGGCGGCGGCCCGCGCGCAGGCCCGGGTCGCGGGCGCCCTCGCCCGGCATCTGGAGGAACGGCACCCGGACGCGGCCCCGCTGTCGGTGCTGCCGACGGAGTTCTACCAGGACGGGGCGACCGACTACCGCACCGCGCTGGCGGCCGAGCTGGACGACCGGGTGCAGGTGGCCTGGACCGGTGTCGGGGTGGTGCCGAAGAAGATCACCGGCGGTGAGCTGGCCGGGGCCCGCGCCGCGTTCCGCCACCCGCTGGTGACGATGGACAACTACCCGGTCAACGACTACGCCCAGGACCGCATCTTCCTCGGCCCGTACACCGGCCGGGACCCGGCGGTGGCGAGCGGTTCGGCGGCGCTGCTGGCCAACGCGATGGAGCAGGCGTCCGCCTCGCGGATCCCGCTGTTCACCGCCGCCGACTTCGCCTGGAACCCGAAGGGCTACCGCCCGGACGAGTCGTGGCGGGCGGCCGTCGAGGATCTGGCGGGCGGCGACGCGGGCGCCCGGGAGGCGCTGCTGGCGCTGGCCGGGAACAGCGCGGGCTCGGTGCTCGGCGCGAAGGAGTCCGCCTACCTCCAGCCCCTGTTCGACGCGTTCTGGAGCTCCCGCGCGGACGACTCCCGCCGCGACAGGGCGGCGGACGAGCTGCGCGCGGCCTTCTCCGTGATGCGCGGGGCCCCCGATCGGCTGAAGACCCCCGCCGACGGCCGCCTGACCGACGAGGTGCGCCCCTGGACGGAGCAGCTGGCCCGCTACGGCCGGGCCGGTGAGCTGGCGGTGGACCTGCTCCAGGCCCAGGCCGCCGGGGACGGCGCCGCCGCCTGGCGCATCCACCTGGCCCTGGAGCCGCTGCGCGAGGAGATCGCGGCGAGCCGGGCCACGGTGGGCGAGGGCGTGCTGGACCCGTTCCTGGACAGGGCGGCGAAGGTGTCGGCCGGGTGGAACGGCACCGACCGCGCCTCGGGCCGGGTCACGAAGGACGCGCACAGCTATACGGTCCGGCTGGCCGGACCCCGCCCGGTGGAGGCCGTCACGGCGCTCGCCGAGCCCGGAGGCGCCCTCACCGACGCGGTCGTCCAGGCGCACGTGCCCGGTGAGGGGTGGCGGGCGCTCGGGAAGCTCTCGCCGAGCGGCTGGACCCAGACCGCCGCGAAGGGGCTGCGCGCGGACGCCGTACGGGTCACGGTGCCGGAGGCCGCCCGTACCGCCCCGCCCTCCTACCTCAGCCCCACCCTGCCCCCCTCCCCCGCCGTCGTGGCGGGGTCCCCTCAGGTGCGCGCCCTGGTGCCGTGGTTCGGCGACGAGCCCGCCGCCACGCTCGACCTGACGCGCGGCGAGACCGACGCGGAGATCGGCGGCGAGCCCCAGCGGGTCGCGGCGCGGCTGGCCGGGCGGCGTCCGGTCGAGGTGAAGGGCAAGCTCACCGCGAAGGCCCCCGAGGGGATCGAGGTGAAGGTCCCGAAGCAGACGACCGTGCCGCGCGGATCGCGCACCGACGTGCCCGTGGACATCACCGTCCCGGCGGACACCCCGGCGGGCGAGTACGAGGTCCCGCTGGCCTTCGGCGGCCAGGAGTCCACGCTGACCGTGCGGGCCTTCCCGCGTACGGGCGGACCGGATCTGGCGCGTACGGCGAAGGCCTCGTCGTCCGGCGACGAGACCCCGGACTTCCCCGCTTCGGCGGCCACCGACGGCGATCCGGAGACCCGGTGGTCCTCGCCGGTGGAGGACGGGGCCTGGTGGGGCGCCGAGCTGCCGGAGCCGGTGCGCCTGGGCCAGGTGGTGCTGAACTGGCAGGACGCGTACGCCTCCCGCTACCGCGTGCAGGTCTCCGCCGACGGCCGCGTCTGGCGCACCGCCGCGACGGTGACGGAGGGCCGGGGCGGGCGCGAGTCGGTCCGGATGGACGCGAAGGGCACCCGGTTCATCCGGGTGCAGGGGGACGGCCGGGCGACGGAGTACGGCTACTCGCTCTGGTCGGTGGAGGCGTACGCGGTCGCGGACGACTGA
- the alc gene encoding allantoicase translates to MTFDASETAFQDPDTDPHANDAAPYGGGDPYADYREAGDLPFTELVDLADRRLGAGVIAANDEFFAERENLLIRERAVFDPEHFGHKGKIMDGWETRRRRGADAENPFPAPGDHDWAIVRLGAPGIVRGLIVDTAHFRGNYPQRVSVQATSVEGAPSPEQLLADDVKWEEILPPTPVRGHAANAFEITGGRRYTHLRLCQHPDGGIARLRVHGEVVPDPAWLAALGTIDLISVLNGGTYEDASDRFYSSPTQIILPGTSRKMDDGWENRRRRVRDTNDWVRFRLPAQGAVRAIEIDTAYLKGNSAGWIALQGRNGDIGEWFEIVPRTRLQPDTLHRFVLRAQAVVTHVRLDAFPDGGVARMRLHGTLTESGAAELTRRYEESGA, encoded by the coding sequence ATGACCTTCGACGCGAGCGAGACCGCATTCCAGGACCCCGACACCGACCCCCACGCCAATGACGCCGCGCCCTACGGCGGCGGCGACCCGTACGCCGACTACCGCGAAGCCGGAGACCTCCCCTTCACCGAGCTGGTCGACCTCGCCGACCGCCGCCTCGGCGCGGGCGTGATCGCCGCCAACGACGAGTTCTTCGCCGAGCGCGAGAACCTCCTGATCCGTGAGCGCGCCGTCTTCGACCCCGAGCACTTCGGGCACAAGGGCAAGATCATGGACGGCTGGGAGACCCGCCGTCGCAGGGGCGCGGACGCCGAGAACCCCTTCCCGGCCCCCGGGGACCACGACTGGGCCATCGTCCGGCTCGGCGCGCCCGGGATCGTCCGCGGCCTGATCGTCGACACCGCCCACTTCCGCGGCAACTACCCGCAGCGCGTATCGGTGCAGGCCACCTCCGTCGAGGGTGCCCCGAGCCCCGAGCAGCTCCTCGCCGACGACGTGAAGTGGGAGGAGATCCTCCCGCCCACCCCCGTACGCGGCCACGCCGCCAACGCCTTCGAGATCACCGGCGGCCGCCGCTACACCCACCTGCGCCTCTGCCAGCACCCCGACGGCGGCATCGCCCGCCTCCGCGTGCACGGCGAGGTCGTCCCGGACCCGGCCTGGCTCGCCGCGCTCGGCACCATCGACCTGATCTCGGTCCTCAACGGCGGTACGTACGAGGACGCCTCCGACCGCTTCTACTCCTCGCCCACCCAGATCATCCTGCCGGGCACCTCCCGCAAGATGGACGACGGCTGGGAGAACCGCCGCCGCCGGGTCCGCGACACCAACGACTGGGTCCGCTTCCGCCTCCCCGCCCAGGGCGCGGTCCGCGCGATCGAGATCGACACCGCCTACCTCAAGGGCAACTCCGCCGGCTGGATCGCCCTCCAGGGCCGCAACGGCGACATCGGCGAGTGGTTCGAGATCGTCCCGCGCACCCGCCTCCAGCCCGACACCCTCCACCGCTTCGTGCTGCGCGCCCAGGCCGTCGTCACCCACGTCCGCCTCGACGCCTTTCCCGACGGCGGGGTGGCCCGGATGCGCCTGCACGGCACGCTCACGGAGTCCGGCGCCGCCGAGCTGACCCGCCGCTACGAGGAGTCGGGCGCCTGA
- a CDS encoding LysR family transcriptional regulator has translation MTEWDVKKLRILRTLRDRGTVTATAEALRMTPSAVSQQLTNLAKQLGVDLLEAQGRRVRLTDAAHLVLRHAEAVFAQLERAEAELTGYLRGEAGEVRVAAFSTAVPALVVPAVRLLRAEDRPGPDVRVREAEAAQAYELLTAGEVDLALSLAAHAPTARDPRFSLFPLLVDPLDVALPAGHPLAGAPAPRLADLAADRWIFGGSGPWSEITTAACEAAGFVPEQAHSAAGWTAILALVEAGMGVALVPRMAARERREGVVMRVLEADRPRRHVVAAVRHGAESGPAVARVLAALTSAAASFG, from the coding sequence ATGACCGAGTGGGACGTCAAGAAGCTCCGCATCCTGCGCACCCTGCGCGACCGGGGCACCGTGACGGCGACCGCCGAGGCGCTCCGGATGACTCCCTCCGCCGTCTCCCAGCAGCTCACCAACCTGGCCAAGCAGCTCGGGGTCGACCTCCTGGAGGCCCAGGGCCGCCGGGTCCGCCTCACCGACGCCGCCCATCTCGTCCTGCGCCACGCCGAGGCGGTCTTCGCCCAACTGGAGCGGGCCGAGGCGGAACTGACCGGCTATCTGCGCGGCGAGGCCGGCGAGGTCAGGGTGGCCGCGTTCTCCACCGCCGTGCCCGCCCTCGTCGTCCCCGCCGTCCGGCTGCTGCGCGCCGAGGACCGCCCGGGACCCGACGTACGCGTACGGGAGGCCGAGGCCGCCCAGGCGTACGAGCTGCTCACCGCGGGCGAGGTTGACCTGGCCCTGTCGCTGGCCGCCCACGCGCCCACCGCCCGCGACCCCCGCTTCAGCCTCTTCCCGCTGCTCGTCGACCCGCTGGACGTGGCGCTCCCCGCCGGCCACCCGCTGGCGGGCGCACCCGCGCCGCGGCTCGCGGACCTGGCCGCCGACCGCTGGATCTTCGGCGGCTCGGGACCCTGGTCCGAGATCACCACCGCCGCCTGCGAGGCGGCGGGCTTCGTCCCCGAGCAGGCCCACAGCGCCGCCGGATGGACCGCGATCCTCGCCCTGGTCGAGGCGGGCATGGGCGTCGCGCTGGTCCCCCGGATGGCCGCCCGGGAGCGTCGCGAGGGCGTGGTGATGCGGGTGCTGGAGGCGGACCGGCCGCGCCGCCACGTGGTGGCGGCGGTCCGGCACGGGGCCGAGAGCGGACCGGCGGTGGCCCGGGTCCTCGCGGCACTCACCAGCGCAGCCGCATCGTTCGGCTGA
- a CDS encoding HNH endonuclease translates to MPHVLVLNASYEPLGVVPLRRALVLVLENKAICLEESGSFLHSATRAVPAPSVVRLKRFVRVPYRGPVPLTRRALFARDGGRCMYCGAAATSVDHVIPRSRGGQHAWDNVVAACRRCNHVKADRHLPELGWRLRHQPAPPTGLAWRIIGTGHRDPRWLPYLQPFGADDVMARIDGVSA, encoded by the coding sequence GTGCCGCACGTCCTGGTTCTCAACGCGTCGTACGAGCCGCTCGGCGTCGTACCGCTCCGCCGCGCGCTCGTCCTCGTCCTGGAGAACAAGGCCATCTGCCTTGAAGAGTCCGGCTCCTTTCTGCACAGTGCCACCCGTGCCGTGCCCGCGCCCAGTGTGGTCCGGCTCAAGCGCTTCGTCCGGGTCCCCTACCGGGGCCCCGTCCCGCTGACGCGGCGGGCGCTGTTCGCCCGGGACGGCGGGCGCTGCATGTACTGCGGGGCCGCCGCGACCAGCGTCGACCACGTCATCCCGCGCAGCCGCGGCGGGCAGCACGCCTGGGACAACGTGGTGGCGGCCTGCCGCCGCTGCAACCACGTGAAGGCCGACCGCCATCTGCCCGAGCTCGGCTGGCGGCTGCGCCACCAGCCCGCCCCGCCGACCGGCCTGGCCTGGCGGATCATCGGGACCGGACACCGCGACCCGCGCTGGCTGCCGTATCTGCAACCGTTCGGCGCGGACGACGTGATGGCCCGGATCGACGGCGTGTCCGCCTGA